The genomic stretch TTAATTTACCCATTTTGTTTTTTAGGACTTCCTTCAACAGATCAAATGATTGAAATTTCAACTCAAAGAAGTTGACAGTATTTTCCTTAATCTCGGAAAAAATTCTTCATCACCTAGAAATGTTTTGGAAAGCATTTTGAAAATATGGGAGAAGTTGTGAAGAAGAGAATATGATAgaagaaaatttaaaatgataaatagGAGGGCGAGAGAAGAGTTTAAATAAGGAAGGAAAGAAGTAAGAGGCGTTCAAAAAGATTTGGTTCAGATAACCAAAGAATGGAATTAAGACTGACTTTTTGAAAACCTCCACAATTAAAAATAGTAACAGGCCATTTATTAATGACTTAGGTGAGCGAAAGGATAAATATTTCTCATGTTCCTAAGATATAGAGAAGCCTAAAAGTCTTATAAAAAAATTTTGATATCTGCATGCATGGCAGGTGTCATACTTCAAAGTTTCAAAAAATTTTACATGACTTTTGCCTTTCCTCGAATTTTAGTCATTGTATTGTTTCAGACGAGAATTTGACTAAAATCAATTTTGAGTTATCAAACTTTAGTCTCCCAGAAGGATAACGCTTCATATTTCATTTCTCATAGTCTCATCTTACACTTTCAGAGGCAATAATATTTTCTCATTCTCGACATAATCCCATGTTaagatttttcaaaataaatatgaatCTCTTCACAACAAGGTGTTTGGTAAAGATATCagtccattgatggtctgtatcaataaattttaagtttaaaatacCCTTTTGAACATAATCTCTTATGAAATggtgtttaatctcaatatgttttgcTCTTgagtgtaagataggattcttagataaacaaattgtTGAAGTATTATCACATAAGATAAGAATGTTACCTTCCTTAATATGATAGTCTTCCAGCTGAGTTTTCATCCATAGTACTTGTGTGCTACACCCAGAGGCTGTAATGTATTCAGCTTCTGCTGTTGATAGAGCTTTTATATATTACCCTGATCTACTTGTTGTGAGCATATCTGGCACGAGGTTCTCCACATGCATAACATCCCCATGCCTCCTGCTCCAAAGGCGGATGTGATGGGTTCTAAATCAGGAAGATTGTGCAAGTTCCATAGATTCGAAGGAAACCACACTGAATATTGCTACCAATTCAAAAAGGAAATCGAAATACCAATACAGGAGGGACACCTCAAGAAATATGTGAAGGGCGACTTCTCCCATTCGTTAAACAAGTCTAACTCGCGAGGGCGAGATGACGCTGACAAGCTTCTCTGGCACTGGTGCAAGTGTTAATGATTATGAAGATATTATTGTCAACTCCATTGTAAATGGAATTAAGAGCATGTGAGTCTCTAAGAAATGCCTCAATTAGACTAAGATTATATACGGTTATAATCGCTATAAAGAATATTCAAATGGCTAAATGTATCACAAATCTACGCTTACACAATAAATCACTATAAGTCGATAAAATCTAACAACATGTGATTTTAGAAAGTGATAAAGACTAAGTCATGCAAATgtcaactaaaattttaaaagagACAAGGAAAGGGAGATTTATGCACCCATTTTATACTAATTCAGTGCATTCGTCCTTACTAGCGCTTAGACCAGTGTTCAATGGCAAACTAGTGAAAATTTATGAGGTCTTCcactattttataaattaatatacaaGAGTTTTTGATACAATGGACAATCAAGACAACACTAAAAACCTTAATCCAAACGGTGCTTAAGCCAACAGGTTTAAATCTAGATTTTCCTTTTGTTATAGTTGAACACTAAAAATTGATGAATTCATGAGATCTTTTATCGATCTTGAACCAATTGCCTTCTTAGACCCAAAGTTTACCTCCAAGCTTCCGTCCGCATTAATCTTCACACAACCATACCAAAATTCCCTTGTTTGAGCGATTATTCTTCTGAAGAATCTTGGAAACATCCAACTTCGTGCGCAAAAACTATCACTTGGTCCTACCGAAGTTTTCAATGAAGAAGAAATTAATCCTTTTCTTTGCTAGAAGTCAGTCTCCAAACACCATAATCAGAAATCAATTCTTTAACCTAATACCTATTTGTCCTCAATGCTAAGGATATTTACTTGTTTGTATATAAATGTTTGGTATGTCAACAAGCAAAGTCTTCCATTGCTGCTTCAACCAGTCTCTTTAAGCCGCTGACAATCCGTACCAAAATGTGGAAGTATCTCTCAATGGGTTTTATCATTTGTCTTTCTTCCTCTAATGGTTTCACTGTGATTATGGTTATGGTCGATAAATAGACTTATTTCACCCCTCTAAAAGCATATTATAATAGTCTCAAAGTGGTTGAATCCTTTGTGAAACTGCATGGTTTGCCCCTCTAATTTGGATACTTTAATATTAGTTTTGTTATAATTCTTAAAGAACTATATCATACATGTTATTTCTAAATGATGAAAAGAAATTATTCATTGCGCAATCTTTGAGAAAGATGCTAGATAAGTTCTTCAGCAACTATATAACAAATTCATTATTTTGCTACCCTTCAAGGatattttatatgtttttcaaaaattatataaaaaattcattatttttctaTCATGTGAAGATGTTCTtcaaaaacaatttaaatttaatatttttctatctttcatggatatttgataatttaataagatataatataatattaaaattcaaaatgaaTAATGTAAATTACAAGAATAGAAGACCAATATTACCTTCGATAGTAATAACTTCAATGTTAAATAGTTGCCGAAAAACTTATCAACCATCACTAAAGGATGACAAAAATGTTATTAACACGAAATTTTACAgaactaaaaagaataaaaattataactattatACTATATCTTTATTAAAAAGGTAAATAAAATATCTTTGAAagatagaaaaataataaatttgttttatatatatatgtatatatatatatatatgtatatatatatatatatatatatatatatatatatatatatatatatatatatatatatatttgctgaAAAATTTTATCAAAGATTCCGGGAAGGATAGTAAAAATGCTATATAGTTTTATAATAAAGGATAGTAAAAATGCTATATAGTGttataataaatacaaaatattttagaattaattgaatCATTTGACAGTAGATCTCTGTATCAATATTGGTCATATGTTTAAACATACTTAATGTGATGAGATTCATGGAACAATAGAAACACTATATTATATacatgtgatatatatatatatatatatatatatatatatatatatatatatatatatatatatatatatatatatatatatatatatatatatatatatatatatatatatatatatatatatatatatatgattaaatTAAGATAATTTTATACAAGAGTAAAAACAAAAAAGTTATATATTTAtagtaaaaaaacatttttaagatGAATTATTATAAATGGAAATAAGTagcaaaaaaacattaaaaaaaagacactaatcaattaaaaaaaatagtacaaGCCATGATTAATGGTTATATTAATAGCTTACATGAAAAAAGCATCATTACGAACATGTACATAAAAGATATATACTTACATGAAAAAAGGGCAAcatgagagagaaaaaataaaaatgaaaagggCAACATGTGAGCGCGTAGATATGGACATGTGAGTGAGTGAATGAatcttataatatataatattaaaaaagatatttatgtatgtttttcagCTGCTGCTGGCTGAGTGATGACTATTCAGTGCTAAGTGATGAAAACTGTTCATTTCCAACCCCACCAACATCTCTAAGGTCCACACATACCTATTATTATTGCCTTCATTCACTTCATCTCTATTCTATATGCTCcaatttgcaattattttattacattttatcttttgttttaaTATTCAGACATGGGGTCACTCACTGCATTATAAAACATCATCTTGTCCTTTTCATACATTTgtctttattttactatttcttacatcaccttttcattttttattttattctacaaTAGTAAATGTCAAAtacatcatcatttaatttacaaTTTGTGTATGTGATTTAAATGtgcatataaattataaaaataaaaaaataaaaataaacaactataaagATAGATACATATTAATTAGATATCATTAAGTTACCCTTTTTCTTAAATGGTTGATGtataaatattaaaaactaaactttaaatcaataatttatactaatttaactcacctgatatatatatatatatatatatatatatatatatatatatatatatatatatatatatatatatatatatatatatatatatatatatagcaagtAAATGTTGTTCAcaaaattaataagaaaaaaataatcaTTAGTGTGCATCAAAGACTAATTCAGaaccttttaaaataaaatgtacaTAAAAATCTCTTTAAAATTTTTAAGGAAGTTCTATACCTAAAATCATAATAAATCTTGTTTGATTTATTCCACTatgttgaatttttttatattattttaacgaTGATGTATtaaaaagttataaaattaaatgtGTGTGACGGTAAAATTTTAtagttaatattttatttatattattaaaaactatatgcaattttaaattaattttttttaataaaataaaatgagtgaGATAACTCAATTAATATGTAATAGATAAATTAAATGGATCTAAAATATTGATTTAGAATTTAGTCTCtacaaataatatttatttgtatttatgtattaatataaatgaatagttgatatttataaattgatataaaaaatattcttaacaaaatattaaatgatttgataattttattaaaatttataattttaatctaatcaataaaaaatgttaatttGAGGGTTGATTtgacataaaattattaaataaagttACCCAATTAAAACTTACTTACAAAATAAATTAGACTCTTCTCATATAGTTAATataactaatttttaaaataacaattaacTATAACTATATTTACAAaagtattaaattttattataattattttttaagtcATACACCGTCTATAAAAGTGAAACTCAAAATAAATAGCATAGTATTTTGATGTTGAAAACTTGAAATAGTagtatattataaagttttataTGATATAAATTCCCTTTCATGTTGTCTTAAATTCATCAAACCTCAAACCCCTTCCTCATAATCTTCACACACATTCTCTCTCTTAGTTCATGTGAAACTGTGTTTGTCTTATTTCCTTTTGTGTTTCTCAttgaaactctctctctctctctctctctctctctctcttctctctctctcctaaGAAAATGTTTGCAGAAACTGGCCTTCTCTTCCCTTACCTACAGAATTACTCCCATGAGTTTCAACAACTTGAAGAGTACTGCATGACTCAAAAATCCAATGCTTCAATGGTACCTTTTTTTGTCTCTCTCTTTCTATTTCCAATttcttacattttttattttttatttttaatcttttgaTCTTGCTTCTTACTCTTTCTATACTCCTTTGAGCTgcattttcttgatgaattttcacTAAGATGTAGAAAACTGAAATTTTGTATCTTTCTTTTTTGTTTAATTCCATGTTCTTATTTTCCTAATAGTTTTCTAATAAAACATAATTGTTCAACTAAATATAACCATATTTGTACTTAATTTTCATTTTCctaaatttagaaacttttttcaTCTCAAATTCTATATATATTgagttatatttaaattaatcatgaTCATTTTTAAGGTTAAGTTTAATTACTCTAAATTTTCAATTCTCACATCATGAACTTGTTGATTGAAAATATCAAGCttgagaaaaacaaaattaaaaattaattatgagTTATTCAGAATGTTTCCACATATATATTCATCACACAAGTGGAAACAGCTAGAGTTAGCTTTAAGTGCTGGATCTGGAAAAGTGTtacaaaaggaaaaataaaagtgaTTAAGATGGAAAGTGTTTTTTCTTGTGATACTTCCgtgttctttcatttttcttccatttttctaTTGAttgatttatattaatattatggtTTTCAAGTGTGAGTGATTCTTAGTGGAGTGTTTGTCTTTTTCTTCCCCACTAAGGGGAGGTTTATTGAAGAAGAAAAAGTcattttattcctttttttttttcttttctattatgGAAAAAAGTTTGGAGGAAAAGGACTTGTGAATGCTTAAGTTAATAATTTCTTTTTGGTCTTTTGTGTTGCACTAAATACATAGTTGTAAAAGAGGAATTCATGCTATTTTGCttctgtttttgttgtttaacaatAATAGATAAAAGTGTTAGTGGGTTTGTTTTCATGTTAGTGTTGTTTGGTCTTTTGGTCACTCAATTTGGAACAATTCTAAAGACATGAAGTAACTTAAGATCTTTTGATCGACTTAGATAATTAGATTCTCTGCCACCTGTGCAGTCTCTCTGGCCGTACTTTGAAGTTGGATTAATTTAACGGCTGATGGTGTTATATCTCAGCTGTTACATTAATCCAATTTAAGAGGTGCGACTGGAGAGACTTCACAGATGTATGGCAGAGGATTTGGATTATATTTTGATACTTGTTTCTGTGTAGCCTCTCTGGTCACACCTTGAAGTTGGATTAATGTTTGATTGTAGTTTCAATGTTTCAGCCATCAACACTTAGTGGGCTCTTTCAAAGTCGGCTTTTTTCGGTGAAGCATGGGCTTTGAATTTGCAATCATGCGAAGGTTCAACTGAATTTGTATTCACGCCTTTCGTTTACGCAAACCTTCTGTGCTATGTTGAATCATTCTGTTGGATTTTTCTAAAGACAACATATAGTTGTTGTtacaattattttcataaatataatactaattaaaatgagaaaaagttaCGATAATTTcgtattttgattaattattcaACACCGATTGTGTCTTTTGTCTTTCTATAGTTATTTGTTAATTGTTCTTTTATCTGTGTTTTGATGCAGAGTGACCTTGTTCAATCATCTGCAATGTCGGAATTTGATTTATTTGTAGAGGGAGATCTGTTCAAAGCGCCTGAGACGATTATGGAAGAACCGGAGATGGACCTTGATCCTATGCAAGCCATGTCAATGATATCATGTGGCGAAGATATGTCGTCTCAGGGTCTAAAATCTTCGGATATTGAAAATGTACTTCAAAATGAACAGCTTTTAAGTGAGGTATACTATGAGTGCAAAAAAGATCTCTTGGAAAAGGCAAATATAGAGTCACCTCTATCTGAAATTCTCGAAATCAAGATTCCTGCTCTGAACATCGAGGAGAATacggttcaagaaaacaaaccaATTCCTGATGTACTATTACCAAAGAGTGTTAGTTCGGGAAGTTTGAGTTCAATGGATTGGATGCATGGAGCTGCAATGAAGCCTGCTTTCCTTGATTTCCCTGGAATCGATTTCAACGCGGTTTATGGCATGCGGAGGGCGTTTAGTGAAGGTGATATAAAGGTAAATTAAAGTATTGTTTATAAAGAGAGACATCCTTATTTGGATTCCGATCGTCTGGAGCGTTGCAAGAGTTGCAGAGCTATTGGATCTGGGTGCAACGTTGGATCCACCCAGATCCAACAGTTATGCATCATGTGCAGCGCTCCAGAGGGTACTAACTAAATCTGATTTTTATACTGTATACCTTTTTGCCATCTGCGCAAGATTGGGTGTATGACTGACATTTTTCTTATGACAGACTCTTGGAAATGGTAACATCAGTGTTGGCCAATCTACTCTCGAGAGGCCTTTTCTTCACACCAACTGTACGAGTGAGCAACGTCAAGAAAAACTCTCTAGATATAGGAATAAGAAGACAAGGAGAAACTTTGGAAGGAAAATAAAGGTAACTATAGAATGGTTAACCTTGTTGCTTTTTGTTTTAACTGTCAATGATATATATCAAAGACTCAATTTTCTGCTTTTGAAATGATTCTAAACTCAAACTTCTAATATTGTCGCATGGTTTCAGTATGCTTGCAGGAAAGCGCTGGCTGACAGTCAACCAAGAATCCGTGGAAGATTCGCGAAAACGGAGGAACTTGATGTCAAGAGGCAATGACTCTTTAACTGAACTAGttggaaaaaaacaaaacaaaacaaaaaaagagaaatCAAGTTGATGCATCAGATCAAGAATCATGGTTGGAAAAGCTAGGAAGTGCTGTGTGATTGGAAATTATGAACCTGATGAACTTCTGTAACTTGAGCAGGTATCTTGGAATAAGATAAACCTCAAACTCTCTCCTAAGTAGTTTGCCTTATGTATCTGCTGTAGTAGTATTCTCTTTGTAGATGGATATGACCTTCTAGATATGTACATAGGTTTGaggaataaaataaaagataaggtATTATCTGTAAACTTGTTTAATTGTAGTATCATGTTAAATAATGATGTTGAGAATTTAGAATCATTTCTAACAATGGTGTGAAATGTGATTATATAACCCAGCTTCAAAATGTGATTATATAAGTATGCAAAATACCCTTAGTTTAGGCTTCAGTCTTGAATGAAGATCGCTATAGGAGACCATTCGGCAAGTTGAAGAGTGAGGCCTCTTTGCCATCTTTGGTGGCTTGCTTGGTCCTTTCCAAGTTTCGGTTTAATGTTCTAAGAACTGACAATAGCATGGAGTTTGTTTTAGATTAGTTTAATGAGTTTTTCTAAAATACATGGTATCAAAAGACAGAGAATCGTTGTTAACACACTTTAACAAAATTACTTAGCTGAACACATGAATATAATGATTATGGAGAAAGTGAGGTGCATATTGTTGGGAGATGGTTTACCAAAGAGTTTTTGAAGTGAAGTTGTTGCTACAATAGCTTACTTGATTAACAGATGTCCATCCATAGGAATAAACTTCAAGACACCTTTGGAAATTTGGAGTGGGAAACGGGTATACTACTCAAATTTGAAGATTTTTGGAGCTTTGGCATTTGCTtatatcaaacaaaacaaacttgATGTTAGGTTTGTGAAGTGTGTCTTCATTGGTTATCCGTAAGAGGTGAAGAGTTACAAACTGTAGAAGATGGATTCTGGAAGATTAAAATTTATCACAAACAAAGATGTTATTTTTGATGAGACTCATATGGGGATGAAGTGCAAAGACCTGGAGGTTAAAGAATCATAAACTATGGTGAAAAAAAACTTAGTTTGAGGTGGAGGTTCCTACTAGTGAGACTAGAGACAAGGAGGTAGTTGAAACTCTTGTTTCAAATACTATTAAAGGGCAATATACGTTGTCTCCTAATTATCAGTTGACACGTGATAGAATTAGGAGGGAGATTGTACTACCTCAAACGTACATTTATGTTGATCTTATTtgttatgctttgaatgtggctAAAGGGTTGCAACACTCAGAACCAAAGACCTTCAAAGAAGCAATCAAAAGCAAAGGTAGTCAAAGATTGTTAATGACGATAAATGATGAGATGAATTCACTGAGCTTGTGAGGCTATCTAAGAAACAAAGTGTGGTTGGATGCAAGTGGGTCTTCAAGAAGAATGAAGGTATTCCAGGAACTGAAGAACCATGGTTTAATGCAAGACTTGTAGATAAGGGTTTTACTCAAGTGGAAGCGATTGATTACAATGAAATTTGTTCGCCTATGGTAAAACATTGTTCTATAAGGATACTTATGGCAATTGTAAATCAATATAATCTTGTGTTGGAATAGATTGACATCAAAATAGCTTTCTTATATGGAGACCTTGAAGAGACAATCTACATGGAATAACCTGAAAGGTTTTGTAGAAGATAAAGTTAAGGTATATTTGTTGAAGAAAtatttgtatggattgaaacaaagTACAAGGCAGTGGTATCGTTAGTTTGATAAATTTCTTCTTAAACATAGGTATGTAGGAATTAATTATAATGCTTGTGTATACATATTAAAGAGGAATGAGAAAGTCATTATCTACCTTcttctatatgttgatgatattttgatgacAACTTCTAGCAAAAACAAAATCGTTAAGCTCAAAGAGATCTTAAATGGTGATTTTAAGATGAAATATCTTGGTGAAGCTAAAAGAACCATGAGTATGTATATCATGAGAAGCCGCAACAAGAGTGAATTGTTCTTATTTCAATCTAGTTACTTGAAGAAAGTGGTGGAGTTGTTTAGAACGCAAGATGCTAAACCTGTCAATACTCCTTTGGGTCATCACATGAAGCTTTCAGTTAAACAATGTCCTAAAACTAAAGAAGAAAAGATAATAGAAAGTACTCCTTATGCAAGTAGGGTTGGAAGCATTATGTATAGTATGGTTTGTGTAGCACCCCAGTTTTAGTaaattattttatctaatttatttcgatttaattataatttccatgcattttaattgaattattttggGTGGTAAGGTGTGTGAACTTGAGTTGAGAGCATAGGAAGTCAAGAacgattttaatttatttaataaaaggaGAAAATAGAGAATAGTGGAAGATGGGGCTGAATtgtaaattagtaaaataatggGGGAAATGAGTGAAAGGAGAGGTTAAATGGGGTAGAAACTGATTTTAATTAGATTAACTTGATATTTAAGGTTAAGAAAGGATTAACCTAAAATCTGTCAGTACGTACAATTGAGAAGAAAAGTATAGTCAAAGAGATTAGAAGACCAAAGAGGAGAATTAGGGCTTAAGAGAGGAGAAACCACCATTGTTAGAGTTTGCTTTTATGGAAAATTCAAGTAAAGGGGAGAATGGATTTAATAATGGGTATAATGCTTAAGGGGTAGGATTTAGGAGTCCATAACCTC from Vicia villosa cultivar HV-30 ecotype Madison, WI linkage group LG4, Vvil1.0, whole genome shotgun sequence encodes the following:
- the LOC131596149 gene encoding zinc finger protein CONSTANS-LIKE 12-like isoform X2, encoding MSEFDLFVEGDLFKAPETIMEEPEMDLDPMQAMSMISCGEDMSSQGLKSSDIENVLQNEQLLSEVYYECKKDLLEKANIESPLSEILEIKIPALNIEENTVQENKPIPDVLLPKSVSSGSLSSMDWMHGAAMKPAFLDFPGIDFNAVYGMRRAFSEGDIKTLGNGNISVGQSTLERPFLHTNCTSEQRQEKLSRYRNKKTRRNFGRKIKYACRKALADSQPRIRGRFAKTEELDVKRQ
- the LOC131596149 gene encoding zinc finger protein CONSTANS-LIKE 12-like isoform X1 — its product is MFAETGLLFPYLQNYSHEFQQLEEYCMTQKSNASMSDLVQSSAMSEFDLFVEGDLFKAPETIMEEPEMDLDPMQAMSMISCGEDMSSQGLKSSDIENVLQNEQLLSEVYYECKKDLLEKANIESPLSEILEIKIPALNIEENTVQENKPIPDVLLPKSVSSGSLSSMDWMHGAAMKPAFLDFPGIDFNAVYGMRRAFSEGDIKTLGNGNISVGQSTLERPFLHTNCTSEQRQEKLSRYRNKKTRRNFGRKIKYACRKALADSQPRIRGRFAKTEELDVKRQ